One Levilactobacillus namurensis DNA window includes the following coding sequences:
- a CDS encoding LIC_12616 family protein → MSEFNLYDAVSAALVKQIKTYMPQVTVRPESVKHFTPDYPYVTYKIYDDYDRVLFNTVNEEIFDIHVQFKAVSNDEGEAKTLGHELRKLFFLQQPAYELFQQHIVAKDCNTIPSTDTFLDVDWQFMSGADYTFGVQDNFTDETQTGSIASVDPQINTKGAE, encoded by the coding sequence ATGAGTGAGTTCAACCTGTATGATGCTGTTTCAGCAGCACTGGTAAAACAAATCAAAACGTATATGCCACAAGTTACGGTTCGTCCGGAGAGCGTTAAACACTTTACACCTGATTATCCGTATGTTACGTACAAAATTTATGACGATTACGACCGAGTGCTATTCAATACCGTGAATGAAGAAATTTTTGATATTCACGTTCAATTTAAAGCCGTCTCAAATGACGAAGGAGAAGCTAAAACACTCGGTCACGAGTTGCGGAAGCTTTTTTTCTTGCAACAACCAGCGTATGAGCTATTTCAGCAACACATTGTTGCCAAGGATTGTAACACGATTCCATCAACTGACACGTTTCTTGACGTTGATTGGCAGTTTATGTCTGGTGCTGACTACACGTTTGGTGTTCAAGACAACTTCACTGATGAGACGCAAACGGGAAGTATTGCGAGTGTTGACCCGCAAATTAATACAAAAGGAGCTGAATAA
- a CDS encoding putative holin-like toxin, whose amino-acid sequence MSVFQTLSLMLLFGTFLIALLSYIDKRNK is encoded by the coding sequence ATGAGCGTCTTCCAGACACTCTCGTTGATGTTGCTGTTTGGCACGTTTTTAATCGCGCTACTCAGCTATATCGACAAAAGAAACAAATAA